Part of the Bacillus spongiae genome is shown below.
ATAAGGCTTCCACTACTTTTGACTACGAAAATTAATTAAAAGAATAAACTAACAATACCTAAACAATTAAAGATTAGGCTTACCATTGCCAACGGACTACCTGAATGCTTATTCGAATTATATTTCCTTTTCTCTTATTTTTCTTCTGTGGCTTTATATTCTTATAATATTGCTTATTTCTCTTTGGTTTGTTTTGTATGATAAAGACTACAATTAGTAAGTGTTATATAAGTAATAGGTACAATTAATTCCAACATCATCATTTTCCCTTTCAAATGTTATATTTTAATACGAGTCAAACCATCTGAATGAGATATACCGGTTAAAGAATAAACAAATGGTGCAAACATGATATTTGCTATAGTTCCTACCACAACCCAATAAAAGAAAAAAATACCTATCCATTTTAATAGACTCACTACGTAATATCTCCTTGTGGGTTTATTGGAAATTTGAAATAATTAATAATAAGTTAGAGAAAAGAGTTTGTGGAATAAGTAATGTAATAAGGAAAATAAAATTAGCTATAATAAGCAATTACTGTTTCGTTATTAAGTAGTTTAATCCTTCCTAGTTCTCCAAATAAAGAGTGTAATTGAACTTATCTCATATATTTTTGTTATTTATTTGGAAGAAATTTATTAAACTCTTAGCGGACGTAAAAAAAATTTTAATATACTCCCAAGGGAGAAAAAGTGGGGAAATATATATATCTTATTATAGGAATTGTTTTTCTGCTTTCTGGGTGTATTGTCGTATATAATGGCTACAAACCTAAAGTAGGGCCAATAGAAAATGGGCCGAATTATCAACATATTTGGTTTCTATTTTATATTTTTTCATTATACGCAACGGCAGCATTTATTAAATCTTTTTTGTTATTTAGAGTAGAAAAAATAGTTCAAAAAATAAATAATAACTAAGCTCCTAATTAAGTAAAAGGATTTGAGCATCAAATAAATAGATTGGTTTTATTGTGGAGTTAGAGTATCGAAAACCAAGTGTAGTATAGAGAAAGAATCTATCCATTTTGAAGAATACTGGCAGAAAAGTATATACCCTATGAAAGGATCATAAGAATTATACGTATGAATGAATTTAGAGGGTCGTTTTTTTTTGTTTCCTAAACACGTTTAAGTTTGCTTGGTTCAAGTATATTTGCAAATAATATTAATAAAATTTTTGGAGGTCCAGATGAAGGTTGTAGTTGGATTTAGCGGTGGAAAGGATTCCACTCTTGCATTATATAAAATACAAAATAATCCTAAATACGAGATTGATTCATTGCTAGTGACGCTTACAGAAGGAGTAAATCGCGTATCTATTCATGGAGTCCGTTATGAATTACTAAAGCTGCAGTCTGAGTCTTTAGGAATTCCATTACGAGAAGTCTGGCTACCACAGGACTGCTCTGATGAAAAGTATCAAGAATTAATGGGAAATGCTGTTACTAAAATGAAGGATGACAAGGTAACTCATATTGCATTTGGGGATATTCACCTACAGGATGTTCGGGAGTATAGAGAAAATATGCTGTTAAAAACGGGAATTTCCACACTCTTCCCTCTTTGGGGTAAACCAGTAGAGGAATTGAGTCATGAATTTATTAATCGTAAGTTTAAAACTGTACTGACGTGTATCGATTTGGATAAATTAGATAGGAGCTTCTCAGGCAGAGTATATGACTGGGAGTTTATAGAGGATTACCCTAAAGAAAAGCATGATATTTGTGGAGAGAATGGAGAATTCCACTCTTTTGTATTTGACGGCCCTAACTTTAAATTCCCAATAAAATATAAATTAGGTGAACAGAAAGTAACACCTGACTATTTTACTCAAAAGGACCGGTTTCTTTATATTGACCTAATCCCAATTAATTCATCAAATGAATAGAAAAAATAGAAAAATAATAAAGGTTGCCAAAGCTCCTCTTTATTTATACATCCATATGTAAGCTTGAGAAATACGGATTAGAGGCTCTCATGGAAAATTTAGATTTTTTAAATTCAAATATTATGCTATCTGAAACGTATAATGATAATCAGGCTAACCAGAACTATAATAATATAACTTAGAAAGAGCGCAGTAATAAAAACGCGCTTTTTTGTTTAGGTCCAAATAAATACTATAGTTTAACGGAATTGAATATCGAAAGAAATCATTGTTCATTCGTTGTAGAACGGATGTTTGTTATGAATTTAAATTGAGCCCAAGAAAGATAGGGAAAATAAAGCTTCGAGCTACTCTCTGCTTCACAATAAAGAAAGGTTTAAAAACAGTCATAGGCGTTAAAGATAATGGTGACATCAACGAATTATACATATCCTCAATTGTTGTGAAGTGAACTATTTGTCACGGAAAAGGAATGTGTAGTATAATTAAAGTCAAATATAGTCAAAGTCAGAAAAGGAGGAGGTTTGTTGAGAAATATATCAGATATAATTGAACACTATTTAAAGCAGGTTCTTCAAAAGAGTGAGTCGGATATCGTAGAGATAAAACGAAGTGAGATAGCGCATAAATTTCAATGTGTTCCTTCTCAAATCAATTATGTGATAAATACTCGATTTACAATAGAGAGGGGCTATTTAGTCGAAAGTAAACGAGGTGGTGGTGGTTTTATTCGAATTGCAAAGGTGCAAACACATGATAAAGCACACCTTATTGACCAAATTCTTTCAATGCTTGGAAATACGGTTTCTCAAGCAAGCTCAGAAAATGTAATTGTTCGCTTAATTGAAGAAGGAGCTATTTCAGAGCGAGAAGCTAAAATAATGCTTAGTGTGATGGATCGTTCCGTTATATATATAGATCTTCCTGTTCGTGATGAACTAAGAGCACGGATGTTAAAAAGTATGTTAATGACGTTAAAATACAAATAATTAAGAAAGAGAGGGAAGCACATGATTTGTCAGGAGTGTGGAGAAAAGCCTGCAACGCTTCATTTTACAAAAGTGATTAACGGGGAAAAAAATGAAATTCACTTATGTCAAAAGTGTGCTCAAGAGAAACAGGAATCTTTGTTTTTTAATGAAGGAGATATGTTCTCTGTCAATAATTTAGTTTCCGGTTTACTGAATATGACCACTTTCCCAAAACATAACCAATCAGTGGATCCCCGTACAGTTCAATGTGAAAACTGTCATATGACGTATGAACAATTTGTAAAAGTAGGTAAATTTGGCTGTCACCATTGCTATCAAACATTTAGTGAAAAGTTAGTGCCAATTTTAAAGAGGCTGCATAGTGGAAATCTGACTCATAACGGAAAGGTTCCAAAACGCCAGGGTGGTGCAATTCACTTAAAGAAAAAAGTGAATCAATTACGTCAAACGCTTCAAGAGCATATTGCTAATGAGGAATTTGAAAAAGCAGCAGAGCTCCGCGATGAAATTCGTTCCCTTGAAAAAACGCAAATTCAAAAGAGGGGGGATGCCTAATGTCATTAGAGCAATTTATGAGTAAAGCTGTAAGCTCTTGGATGAGTTCAGAAGGACCTTCTTCGGATATTGTTTTAAGCACGCGTATCCGACTTGCTCGTAATGTCACCTCCTATCGCTTTCCTACACTTTATAGTTCTCAAGATGCAAAGGCAATTGTGGACATGGTGGAAGAGATGAATAGTAACAGTCATCATGAAGTGGAATTATTTAAAATTAACGAACTTCAGCCATTACAAAAAAAGGTGTTAGTTGAAAAACACTTAATTAGTCCCCAGCTTGCTGAACATTCTCGTTTTGGTGCAGTAATATTAACTGAACAAGAAGATGTTAGTATCATGATTAATGAGGAAGATCATCTTCGAATTCAGTGTCTATTCCCCGGACTTCAGTTGAAGGAAGCTCTACATAAAGCCAATGAGATAGATGATTGGATGGAAGCAAGGTTGGATTTTGCATATGATGAAGAGAAGGGATACTTAACAAGTTGTCCGACGAATGTTGGAACTGGCTTAAGAGCGTCCGTAATGATGCATTTACCAGGTCTCTACCTTACACAACAGATGAATCGATTGGTTCCAGCTATTAACCAACTAGGATTAGTGGTGAGAGGGATTTACGGCGAGGGGAGCGAGGCGTTAGGGAATATTTTTCAAATATCTAACCAAATGACGCTAGGTAAATCAGAAGAAGAGATTATTGAAGATCTTCTAGGAGTA
Proteins encoded:
- a CDS encoding CtsR family transcriptional regulator translates to MRNISDIIEHYLKQVLQKSESDIVEIKRSEIAHKFQCVPSQINYVINTRFTIERGYLVESKRGGGGFIRIAKVQTHDKAHLIDQILSMLGNTVSQASSENVIVRLIEEGAISEREAKIMLSVMDRSVIYIDLPVRDELRARMLKSMLMTLKYK
- a CDS encoding UvrB/UvrC motif-containing protein, which codes for MICQECGEKPATLHFTKVINGEKNEIHLCQKCAQEKQESLFFNEGDMFSVNNLVSGLLNMTTFPKHNQSVDPRTVQCENCHMTYEQFVKVGKFGCHHCYQTFSEKLVPILKRLHSGNLTHNGKVPKRQGGAIHLKKKVNQLRQTLQEHIANEEFEKAAELRDEIRSLEKTQIQKRGDA
- a CDS encoding protein arginine kinase, whose protein sequence is MSLEQFMSKAVSSWMSSEGPSSDIVLSTRIRLARNVTSYRFPTLYSSQDAKAIVDMVEEMNSNSHHEVELFKINELQPLQKKVLVEKHLISPQLAEHSRFGAVILTEQEDVSIMINEEDHLRIQCLFPGLQLKEALHKANEIDDWMEARLDFAYDEEKGYLTSCPTNVGTGLRASVMMHLPGLYLTQQMNRLVPAINQLGLVVRGIYGEGSEALGNIFQISNQMTLGKSEEEIIEDLLGVVKQIISQEQSAREALVKTSDIQLEDRVYRSYGVLTNSRIIHTKEAAQCLSDVRLGIDLGYISNISRNILNELMILTQPGFLQQYAGGPLSTEERDIRRATLIRERLQLEKDN
- a CDS encoding diphthine--ammonia ligase, which codes for MKVVVGFSGGKDSTLALYKIQNNPKYEIDSLLVTLTEGVNRVSIHGVRYELLKLQSESLGIPLREVWLPQDCSDEKYQELMGNAVTKMKDDKVTHIAFGDIHLQDVREYRENMLLKTGISTLFPLWGKPVEELSHEFINRKFKTVLTCIDLDKLDRSFSGRVYDWEFIEDYPKEKHDICGENGEFHSFVFDGPNFKFPIKYKLGEQKVTPDYFTQKDRFLYIDLIPINSSNE